From Ramlibacter tataouinensis, the proteins below share one genomic window:
- a CDS encoding MaoC family dehydratase, giving the protein MTPANGWTGTLRGMPVQGQTAKRSKTMHMRDIELYTEITGDRNPLHYDERAARESVFGGLIVQGGVTSGLLNALVAEDLPGPGSVFLDMQLKFVKAVYVGDTASASLEIMSVREDKPICKIAVEVRNQKGEVCLSGQATTYTAPLVQT; this is encoded by the coding sequence ATGACTCCTGCGAATGGATGGACGGGCACGCTGCGCGGCATGCCTGTCCAGGGACAAACGGCCAAGCGCTCCAAAACGATGCACATGCGCGACATCGAGCTCTACACGGAGATCACAGGTGATCGCAATCCGCTGCACTACGACGAGCGGGCAGCCCGAGAAAGTGTCTTCGGCGGGCTGATCGTGCAGGGTGGCGTGACGTCCGGACTGCTGAACGCGCTGGTCGCCGAAGATCTGCCCGGTCCAGGTTCAGTCTTCCTGGACATGCAGCTCAAGTTTGTCAAGGCCGTTTATGTCGGTGACACAGCCAGTGCCAGCCTTGAGATCATGAGCGTGCGAGAAGACAAGCCTATCTGCAAGATCGCCGTCGAGGTGCGCAACCAGAAAGGCGAGGTCTGCCTCAGTGGCCAAGCCACCACCTACACGGCACCGCTCGTGCAAACCTAG
- a CDS encoding DUF4242 domain-containing protein — MGEALLAKGNELLEREFPTLTAIRALLPSFDRMPGAVQNAPVTHTCGRIVMALFVIEREFAEQLELTADSVRLVSKINAETGVHWLFSFLSADKKKTYCLYEAPNAEAIREAARRANVPADVIVEVSEFRPESLV, encoded by the coding sequence GTGGGCGAGGCGCTGCTCGCCAAGGGCAACGAACTGCTCGAGCGCGAGTTCCCGACCCTGACAGCCATCCGAGCCTTGCTGCCGTCCTTTGATCGAATGCCGGGTGCCGTGCAAAATGCGCCTGTAACTCATACCTGCGGGAGGATCGTCATGGCCTTGTTTGTTATCGAACGAGAATTCGCTGAGCAGTTGGAGTTAACGGCCGATTCCGTCCGGCTAGTCTCGAAAATCAACGCCGAGACCGGCGTGCACTGGTTGTTCTCGTTTCTGTCAGCCGACAAGAAAAAGACCTACTGCCTGTACGAGGCGCCCAATGCCGAGGCCATCCGCGAAGCGGCGCGGCGCGCCAACGTTCCGGCCGACGTGATCGTCGAGGTCAGCGAGTTTCGGCCCGAGTCACTTGTCTGA
- a CDS encoding carbon-nitrogen hydrolase family protein, with protein MPAKVGVIQKPPLLLDRDQTIERALGLIDEAADAGATLLVFPEAYIPGYPAWIWRLKPGGDMKLSGELHARLRRNAVDLNRDHLRPLQEAASKHAVTVVMGINEIDSRFSGTTLFNSVVVIGPDGALLNRHRKLMPTNPERMVWGMGDASGLRVADTPAGRLGALICWESYMPLARYALYAQGLEIFVNPTWDNGDACLVTLRHIAREAGCWVIGTATALQGCDLAEDFPERDRLYKPDEWINDGDAVVVDPGGAVTAGPLHREKGILYAEVDAEAARRARRSLDVCGHYARPDVFSLSVNRKPLQPVAFLD; from the coding sequence ATGCCCGCCAAAGTTGGTGTCATACAGAAGCCCCCGCTACTGCTCGATCGGGATCAGACGATTGAACGTGCGCTTGGCTTGATCGACGAAGCCGCGGACGCGGGCGCCACCCTGCTGGTGTTTCCCGAGGCCTACATCCCCGGCTACCCGGCCTGGATCTGGCGGCTCAAGCCGGGCGGGGACATGAAGCTGTCGGGTGAGCTTCATGCCAGGCTGCGGCGCAACGCCGTGGACCTGAACCGGGATCACTTGCGCCCGCTGCAGGAGGCGGCAAGCAAGCACGCGGTGACCGTCGTCATGGGAATCAACGAGATCGACAGCCGTTTTTCCGGCACCACGCTGTTCAACAGCGTGGTCGTCATCGGCCCCGACGGGGCGCTCCTGAACCGTCATCGCAAACTGATGCCGACCAATCCGGAACGCATGGTCTGGGGCATGGGTGATGCCAGCGGCCTGAGGGTCGCGGATACGCCCGCCGGTCGGCTGGGTGCACTCATTTGCTGGGAAAGCTACATGCCGCTCGCGCGGTATGCCCTCTACGCGCAGGGCCTGGAAATTTTCGTCAATCCGACCTGGGACAACGGCGATGCCTGCCTGGTGACCTTGCGCCACATCGCCAGGGAGGCGGGTTGCTGGGTGATAGGAACCGCCACCGCGCTGCAGGGCTGTGACCTGGCCGAGGACTTTCCCGAGCGCGACCGGCTCTACAAACCGGACGAATGGATCAACGATGGTGACGCAGTCGTCGTCGATCCGGGCGGCGCCGTCACCGCCGGGCCATTGCATCGGGAGAAGGGAATTCTCTATGCCGAAGTCGATGCCGAGGCGGCGCGACGAGCACGGCGCTCATTGGACGTCTGCGGCCACTATGCCCGGCCGGATGTTTTTTCTCTCTCGGTGAACCGCAAGCCGCTCCAGCCTGTGGCGTTCTTGGATTGA
- a CDS encoding Bug family tripartite tricarboxylate transporter substrate binding protein: protein MRLALARVLVLCFLTFPIAGIAQGSFPDRPIKLVVPFPPGGATDTLARVVGIALGDKLGQPVVIENKPGASTIVAAAYVAKTASDGYTLMLGSNSTLTLNPALRASLPYDAVRSFTFLGPVARMDLVVVVNHSSPLDSLKGLVQRATLSPDKVSYATFGAGSTVHFAAAMLSSSANVSMVHVPFNGSAPSLTALMGNQVDLAVDSLVASAPLIKAGKLRALAVLSEHRSPLVPEVPTAAESGYLNVNLESWFALMAPANLPAAVQRKLETALREVLEIPAVRQKLLELGLTATPGTGTSVISRIDRELPQMRAVAARANMRAD from the coding sequence ATGAGGCTTGCTCTCGCCCGTGTGCTGGTCTTGTGTTTCCTCACTTTCCCGATTGCCGGGATTGCACAAGGATCTTTTCCGGACCGTCCAATCAAGCTGGTTGTTCCCTTTCCGCCAGGCGGGGCGACCGATACGTTGGCGCGGGTCGTCGGGATCGCCCTTGGTGACAAGCTTGGACAACCTGTGGTGATCGAGAACAAGCCGGGAGCTTCCACAATTGTGGCTGCAGCGTATGTCGCCAAGACTGCCTCGGATGGCTACACGCTCATGCTCGGATCGAACAGCACGTTGACTCTCAACCCAGCGCTGCGAGCCTCTTTGCCGTACGACGCGGTTCGCAGCTTCACGTTCCTGGGTCCCGTCGCCCGCATGGATCTCGTGGTTGTGGTGAATCACAGTTCACCCCTCGACTCCTTGAAGGGCCTGGTCCAGCGCGCAACCCTGAGTCCTGACAAAGTCAGTTACGCCACATTCGGCGCGGGTTCGACGGTTCATTTCGCTGCCGCGATGCTGAGTTCATCGGCCAATGTGAGCATGGTGCATGTCCCATTCAACGGAAGTGCGCCCAGCCTCACTGCGTTGATGGGAAACCAGGTTGACCTTGCAGTCGATTCATTGGTCGCCTCCGCTCCGCTTATCAAAGCGGGAAAGCTTAGGGCGCTGGCTGTACTTTCGGAACATCGCTCACCACTTGTTCCTGAAGTGCCAACCGCCGCAGAGAGCGGCTATTTGAACGTGAACCTGGAATCGTGGTTCGCCCTGATGGCGCCCGCGAACCTTCCGGCGGCCGTCCAACGCAAGCTCGAAACAGCGTTGCGAGAAGTTCTTGAGATTCCAGCGGTGCGCCAGAAGCTGCTCGAATTGGGCCTCACTGCCACACCAGGGACAGGGACATCGGTCATCTCTCGCATCGATCGTGAACTGCCGCAGATGCGAGCGGTCGCCGCAAGAGCAAACATGAGAGCTGATTGA
- a CDS encoding patatin-like phospholipase family protein encodes MATRKKKPTSLAGPGAPLDLALQGGGSHGAFTWGVLDRLLDDQTLAIDGACGTSAGALNAAVMATGWAEGGRSGAKAALRAFWLDVAEQGSCFGGSGPARTGIAASNLVDNPLYLWSQQFLHTFSPYQFNPLDINPLRKVVLRHVREEALRKGPLAVFVTATAVRTGQPRIFHRDDLSIDALLASACLPQLFRAVVIDGEPYWDGGYSGNPAIWPLIYETPALDVMLVKINPLVRPETPDTSGEIADRVNEITFNASLVSEMRAISFVQRLMREGRLGEGEYKYLRLHMIADEQHLGQLHPSSKLNTERRFLEALFDLGYAAAHGWLARHRADIGVRSTFDPAETFLAPRSVP; translated from the coding sequence ATGGCAACGCGCAAGAAGAAGCCGACTTCGCTCGCCGGCCCGGGCGCACCCCTCGACCTCGCGCTGCAGGGCGGCGGCTCGCATGGTGCCTTCACCTGGGGCGTGCTCGACCGCCTGCTCGACGACCAAACGCTTGCCATCGACGGAGCCTGCGGCACTAGCGCGGGCGCGCTCAATGCCGCAGTGATGGCCACTGGCTGGGCTGAAGGCGGCCGCTCCGGAGCGAAAGCGGCCCTGCGCGCGTTCTGGCTCGACGTCGCCGAGCAAGGCAGCTGCTTCGGTGGCAGCGGGCCTGCGCGGACCGGGATCGCCGCGTCCAACCTCGTGGACAACCCGCTCTACCTCTGGTCGCAGCAGTTCCTGCATACGTTCAGCCCCTACCAGTTCAACCCTCTCGATATCAACCCGCTGCGCAAGGTGGTCCTGCGGCACGTCCGTGAAGAGGCGCTGCGCAAGGGGCCGCTAGCGGTGTTCGTCACCGCGACCGCAGTCCGCACCGGCCAGCCGCGAATCTTCCACCGCGACGACCTGAGCATCGACGCGCTGCTGGCCTCGGCGTGCCTGCCCCAGCTCTTCCGCGCTGTCGTCATCGATGGGGAGCCTTACTGGGACGGCGGCTACAGCGGCAACCCGGCGATCTGGCCGCTGATCTACGAGACCCCAGCGCTCGATGTGATGCTGGTGAAGATCAACCCGCTGGTGCGGCCCGAGACGCCCGACACCAGTGGAGAAATCGCCGACCGCGTCAACGAGATCACCTTCAATGCCTCGTTGGTATCGGAGATGCGGGCAATCTCCTTCGTGCAACGGCTGATGCGCGAAGGGCGCTTGGGCGAAGGCGAGTACAAGTACCTGCGGCTGCACATGATCGCCGACGAACAGCACCTCGGACAGCTCCACCCTTCGAGCAAGCTCAATACCGAGCGCCGCTTTCTCGAAGCACTATTCGACCTCGGCTACGCCGCGGCGCACGGCTGGCTCGCCCGGCACCGAGCCGACATCGGTGTGCGCTCGACGTTCGACCCGGCCGAGACCTTCCTGGCGCCGCGATCGGTGCCCTGA
- a CDS encoding Rieske (2Fe-2S) protein has protein sequence MRLRYLSSTQVGSFFCQDKQMGRFVEVARKSEIPENGAIGVEVGGKRLALINLGGEIYAIDDECPHEGGPLSEGAISGEEVECPWHTSKFNIKTGRVTMDPATDDVATYKVRLIGDAVEVEV, from the coding sequence TTGAGACTTCGCTACCTCAGCAGCACGCAGGTCGGTTCATTTTTTTGCCAGGACAAGCAAATGGGCAGGTTCGTTGAAGTTGCAAGGAAATCCGAGATTCCCGAAAACGGGGCGATCGGTGTGGAGGTCGGGGGCAAGCGCCTCGCACTCATCAACCTCGGCGGCGAAATCTACGCGATCGATGACGAATGTCCTCACGAGGGTGGTCCCCTTTCCGAAGGGGCGATCAGCGGTGAGGAGGTCGAATGCCCGTGGCACACATCGAAATTCAATATCAAAACCGGCCGCGTGACCATGGACCCGGCAACGGACGATGTCGCCACTTACAAGGTGCGCCTGATTGGTGACGCGGTGGAGGTCGAAGTCTGA